The Ammoniphilus sp. CFH 90114 nucleotide sequence CAGCGTTCGTATTCTTGAAGATAACTCATGTTCTGCCTCCAATACGTCAGGATTTCCCTTCCTATTTTACAGTAATATGGCAAAGATTAATACCAGAAAGAAAAAATCGCCCTACCATGAATTCATGGCAAGGCGATTTCAGTGTGTCTTTACGCATAGGAGGTTCTTAATTTGATTACGTTCGGTGCTAGCTTTTCGGCTTCTTTTACCTTTGCCTCTTCTTCGGACAAGCGAGTAATATTCGCTCCTAAACCTCGAAGCTTACCACAAAAGTCTACATACCCGCGATCGATGTGATGCAAAGCTCCAACTTCAGTTTGGCCTTCCGATACGAGTCCTGTAAGAACCAGGGCTGCCCCAGCGCGCAGGTCAGTTGAAGTGACTTGTGCTCCTTTTAATGAAGCATTTCCTTGCACAACGGCACTTCTTCCCTCAATCTTAATCTTGGCTCCCATACGCTTGAATTCATCCACATGCATGAAGCGGTTCTCAAACACCGTCTCCGACACCATACTGGATCCTTCTGTAGTAAGTAAAAGGGCCATGAATTGAGATTGCATATCCGTAGGGAAACCAGGATGAGGCAAGGTCTTCACATCTACAGCCTTCAATTTCCCTGTGGCTGTAACATGTACACCATTCTCGTCTTCCTTGACAATGACTCCCATCTCACGGAGCTTGGCAATCACAGGACGAAGATGATCACTGATGGCCCCTTCCACGTACACATCTCCACGAGTAATGGCGGCTGCCACCATAAACGTACCCGCTTCAATACGATCTGGGATCACTGTATGAACAGCTCCATGAAGTTGCTCTACTCCTTCGATCTTGATCGTACCTGTTCCTGCACCGCGGACTTTCGCCCCCATGGCATTCAAGTAGTTGGCAAGATCTACAATCTCAGGCTCTTGAGCAGCATTCTCGATAATCGTGGTGCCATCTGCAAGAGTTGCCGCCATCATAATGTTCTCGGTAGCTCCTACACTTGCGATGTCCAAATAAATCTTCGTTCCACGCAGGCGACCGGTAACCGATGCTTCGATATACCCTTGACCGATATCAATGTGTGCACCCATGGCCTCGAAGCCTTTAAGGTGTTGATCAATCGGTCTGGTTCCAATAGCACAACCTCCAGGTAAAGACACCCGTGCTTTTCCTTTGCGGGCCAGCAATGGTCCCATCACTAGGAAAGAGGCACGCATTTTACGGATTAGTTCATAAGGCGTTTCTGTGCGATCGACATCCGTAGCATCGACTTCTAGTATTCCTTGTTCATCATATGTGACACGTGCATTAAGGGCTCTTAAAACCTCGCCGATCGTATAGACATCATCCAGGGCGGGCACGTCATGGATGACACTTTTGCCCGATTCTGGCAGAAGGGCTGCCGCAATGATCGGTAGGACTGCGTTTTTTGCTCCGCTAACTTTGACTTTTCCTGATAAACGTGTTCCACCGTGGACTATGATTTTGTCCAAAGTACTTTTCCCCCCGCTGCTAGTATTCCAATCCTGATTTGGTGAATGGGGTGCCTTAACTGTTTCCGAAAGGGGGACCCCACCTTTTTTCCGTTCGTACAAGACATTGCCTATACGTCCGTTCCACCACTATATATCAATATTCTATAGTGATGATGGGGGTTCCAATGGTTATTCTTGTTATGCCAAGTAATTGATCCACATGTGTTCCAGCTTGTACATTCATCTGACGACCATTCGTCAGTATGTAAGACGGCAGTTGGGGCGTATAGGCCGATACACTAGTGACCGTAGGATCTTGTACTTGTTCTACAACTTCAGCACCCAGCAAATCAAGCAGTTTGTTTAACTTCAATAATTGAACGTCATTTTCCAGTGTAACATTA carries:
- the murA gene encoding UDP-N-acetylglucosamine 1-carboxyvinyltransferase — protein: MDKIIVHGGTRLSGKVKVSGAKNAVLPIIAAALLPESGKSVIHDVPALDDVYTIGEVLRALNARVTYDEQGILEVDATDVDRTETPYELIRKMRASFLVMGPLLARKGKARVSLPGGCAIGTRPIDQHLKGFEAMGAHIDIGQGYIEASVTGRLRGTKIYLDIASVGATENIMMAATLADGTTIIENAAQEPEIVDLANYLNAMGAKVRGAGTGTIKIEGVEQLHGAVHTVIPDRIEAGTFMVAAAITRGDVYVEGAISDHLRPVIAKLREMGVIVKEDENGVHVTATGKLKAVDVKTLPHPGFPTDMQSQFMALLLTTEGSSMVSETVFENRFMHVDEFKRMGAKIKIEGRSAVVQGNASLKGAQVTSTDLRAGAALVLTGLVSEGQTEVGALHHIDRGYVDFCGKLRGLGANITRLSEEEAKVKEAEKLAPNVIKLRTSYA